The Dioscorea cayenensis subsp. rotundata cultivar TDr96_F1 chromosome 19, TDr96_F1_v2_PseudoChromosome.rev07_lg8_w22 25.fasta, whole genome shotgun sequence genome includes a window with the following:
- the LOC120250313 gene encoding oleosin 1-like translates to MAENYQQVVKAATAVVTGGSTLMLCGLTLVSTVIFLTVATPLMVIFSPVLIPAVITVCLIFSGFLVSGGFGVAGASVLYWMYRYITGKHPPGADQLDEARYKLAAKAREVKELAQNRLKQAGHTGS, encoded by the exons ATGGCGGAGAACTACCAGCAAGTGGTGAAGGCAGCGACGGCGGTGGTGACTGGAGGGTCGACGCTGATGCTGTGTGGGCTGACGCTGGTGAGCACTGTGATCTTTCTGACAGTGGCCACGCCATTGATGGTGATCTTTAGCCCTGTGCTTATCCCCGCCGTCATCACTGTTTGCTTGATTTTCTCTGGGTTTCTTGTTTCCGGTGGCTTCGGCGTCGCCGGCGCCTCCGTGCTCTACTGGATGTACAGG TACATAACTGGAAAACATCCTCCTGGTGCTGATCAGTTAGATGAAGCAAGGTATAAGCTGGCGGCAAAGGCAAGGGAGGTGAAGGAATTGGCTCAGAACCGGCTCAAGCAGGCTGGTCACACTGGTTCCTAA
- the LOC120249379 gene encoding LOW QUALITY PROTEIN: protein VASCULAR ASSOCIATED DEATH 1, chloroplastic-like (The sequence of the model RefSeq protein was modified relative to this genomic sequence to represent the inferred CDS: deleted 1 base in 1 codon) has translation MSTRSEEYRLLFRLPPDEVLVQDFNCALQENILLQGHMYLFLHHICFYSNIFGFETKKTISFLEVSCVRKAKTAGIFPNAIEILAGGKKHFFGSFLSRDEAYKLIMEGWSQHDNDAKAIFDQQDMKSDVSSSNNSLAIVEIARGSTPLLSDSLTSDGNMNANILGECLPSSGEDGIIVPSRLVEVKENGEEKAEHLSTGNLSWPVEDVDAPNVPEYFTLVAEAKFSVCAEVFFTLFFSNNAAEFLENFRKGCGDKEFQHTLWHQHEQFRYTRDISFLHPVKIYLGAKFGRCQEVQKFRVYRNSHLVIETSQQISDVPYGDYFKVEVIWDVQQLSGETGCILRVYINVAFSKKTMFRGKIEQSTKDECREVYALWINNANDLLKQKKDVKLEDTISTNVGLGSSSEPAGDLMHNVIFEEIIETVSDKISPQSESPMTVNLEKWRSALVIFREAWASLCSYCGSQSLLPFVIAAAFLAVLILMEYGIAIQSIEQHLKPYCLVLTRKFSFSIICVSIIVILTRVPEVRIVTEGNYISGPGSYNLENAEWLERRFNYLKEEMLMLESRMERMRHEYTLLKATLQSIEKLKPKS, from the exons ATGTCCACGCGGAGTGAGGAGTACCGGTTGTTGTTCCGTCTCCCGCCTGACGAG GTTCTTGTTCAGGATTTCAATTGCGCTCTCCAGGAGAATATTCTTCTCCAA GGCcatatgtatttgtttcttcatCATATTTGCTTCTATTCA AACATCTTTGGTTTTGAGACAA AGAAAACAATTTCTTTTCTTGAAGTCTCGTGTGTGCGCAAAGCCAAGACAGCTGGAATTTTTCCTAATGCAATAGAAATATTAGCTGGAGGGAAAAAG CACTTCTTTGGTTCTTTCTTGTCCCGTGATGAAGCTTACAAGCTCATAATGGAAGGATGGTCGCAACATGACAATGATGCTAAGGCCATCTTTGATCAGCAG GATATGAAATCTGATGTCAGCAGCTCCAACAATAGCCTTGCTATTGTCGAAATTGCACGAGGATCAACACCACTACTGTCTGACTCCTTGACCTCAGATGG GAATATGAATGCTAATATTTTGGGTGAGTGTTTACCTTCTAGCGGCGAAGATGGCATTATTGTTCCCAGTAGACTTGTTGAAGTCaaagaaaatggagaagaaaaggCTGAGCATTTATCTACTGGCAACCTGAGCTGGCCAGTTGAGGATGTGGATGCTCCTAATG TACCGGAATATTTTACACTAGTTGCGGAGGCAAAGTTCTCG GTGTGTGCAGaagttttttttactttattcttcTCCAATAATGCTGCTGAGTTTCTTGAGAACTTCCGTAAGGGATGCGGAGACAAAG AGTTTCAGCACACTCTCTGGCACCAGCATGAACAGTTCAGATATACTCGTGATATATCATTCCTGCATCCAGTCAAAATATATCTTG gtGCAAAGTTTGGTCGTTGTCAGGAGGTCCAAAAGTTTCGTGTCTATAGGAACAG CCATTTAGTGATTGAGACATCACAGCAAATCAGTGATGTGCCCTATGGTGACTACTTCAAAGTAGAGGT GATATGGGATGTGCAGCAACTCAGCGGTGAGACTGGCTGCATTCTCCGTGTGTATATTAATGTGGCATTCTCGAAGAAAACCATGTTTAGAG GCAAAATAGAGCAATCAACAAAAGATGAATGTCGAGAAGTTTATGCGCTTTGGATTAACAAT GCAAATGATTTGTTGAAGCAGAAGAAAGATGTAAAACTGGAAG ACACAATTTCCACTAATGTTGGATTGGGTAGCTCTTCAGAGCCAGCTGGAGATTTAATGCATAATGTGATTTTTGAAGAGATCATAGAAACTGTGTCTGATAAGATCTCTCCACAAAGTGAAAGCCCAATGACAGTGAACCTTGAAAAATGGAGATCAGCATTGGTCATTTTCAGAGAAGCATGGGCTTCACTGTGTTCATATTGTGGCAGTCAAAGTCTTCTTCCCTTCGTAATTGCTGCTGCATTTCTTGCAGTCCTCATTTTGATGGAGTACGGTATAGCCATTCAATCAATTGAGCAGCATTTAAAACCATATTGTCTTGTTTTAACCAGaaagttttctttttccattattTGT GTTAGCATCATAGTTATACTGACAAGAGTTCCTGAAGTCCGCATAGTTACCGAAGGAAACTATATAAGCGGCCCTGGTAGTTACAATTTAGAGAATGCAGAGTGGTTGGAGAGACGTTTCAACTACCTAAAGGAGGAAATGCTTATGTTAGAAAGTAGGATGGAGAGGATGCGCCATGAGTATACATTGTTGAAGGCAACGCTACAAAGCATTGAGAAgttaaaacccaaatcataa
- the LOC120249380 gene encoding F-box/FBD/LRR-repeat protein At1g13570-like has product MADDSFSIVQALTFLELQDCEFILPCVSKGFINLATLVLKDITISDEYFESLISNCPLLRKLVFSDFYGCSHLKVNAPNLKELFVNGFFEDIDLENTPSLATLSVGLEDGEEEDHDNEEDFEDEFAQNGEYHNFKKSLSGVLKIERLELQTNMFEVLAKGSILEKLPTYNYLTKLYLSMVNFKDLRHNLMICCFFRSSPVLRTLKLEADSDDSMAIVPAESFCNGNGCLDFKFNNLRTMKLVEICGEIPELDFIKFVLANAPVLETLNIRVITDPHEDARIFKEIMRFRRASTQAEIICLD; this is encoded by the exons ATGGCTGA CGACTCTTTTTCAATTGTGCAAGCATTGACGTTTTTAGAATTACAAGATTGTGAATTTATTCTTCCTTGCGTCTCCAAGGGCTTCATCAACCTTGCAACTCTGGTTCTTAAAGATATTACCATTTCTGATGAATATTTTGAGAGTTTGATATCCAACTGCCCGCTTCTGAGGAAATTGGTGTTTTCTGATTTCTATGGTTGTTCTCATCTCAAGGTGAATGCACCAAATCTGAAAGAATTGTTTGTGAATGGGTTCTTTGAAGATATAGATCTCGAAAATACCCCATCATTAGCTACTCTATCTGTTGGCTTGGaggatggtgaagaagaagatcatgataatgaagaagattTCGAGGATGAATTTGCGCAGAATGGAGAATATCATAATTTTAAGAAATCTCTCAGCGGTGTTCTGAAAATTGAGAGATTAGAGTTGCAGACTAACATGTTCGA GGTTTTAGCCAAAGGCAGCATATTAGAAAAACTTCCGACTTACAATTATTTGACTAAACTATACCTTAGTATGGTTAACTTCAAAGACCTGAGACATAACTTGATGATCTGTTGCTTCTTTCGAAGTTCTCCGGTCTTGCGGACCTTGAAATTAGAG GCTGATTCTGATGATTCAATGGCGATTGTTCCAGCTGAAAGCTTTTGCAATGGAAACGGATGCTTGGATTTCAAGTTCAACAATCTCCGAACTATGAAGCTGGTCGAAATATGTGGTGAGATTCCTGAATTGGACTTCATAAAGTTTGTTCTAGCAAATGCGCCGGTGCTGgagacattaaacataagagTAATTACCGATCCTCACGAAGATGCAAGGATTTTCAAGGAAATAATGCGTTTTCGAAGAGCTTCAACCCAAGCTGAAATTATATGCTTGGACTGa
- the LOC120249948 gene encoding transcription factor MYBS2-like, producing the protein MNLCVSLPPLFTREREREREMRQDSCMAEKGLKLFGVRIVGDAAEDEEEEVMRKSSSMGNLAAAAPAPAESGGTEQGYLSDGGLVQSSRRRGGNERKRGVPWTEEEHRTFFNRTGKKLGKGDWRGISRNFVTTRTPTQVASHAQKYFLRQNNPNKKKRRSSLFDVVINDKAPSTEPSNEVKEATSSNPLPEENCLVGIVPSPATQTTSQVFLNVLHPYHLS; encoded by the exons ATGAACCTCTGTGTCTCTTTGCCTCCGTTGTTcacaagagaaagagagagagagagagagatgcgcCAAGATTCGTGCATGGCCGAGAAGGGGTTGAAGCTCTTTGGGGTGAGGATCGTCGGAGATGCGgcggaggatgaggaggaggaggtgatgaGGAAGAGCTCCAGCATGGGGAACCTCGCAGCAgcggcgccggcgccggcggAGAGTGGTGGAACGGAGCAAGGATACCTCTCTGATGGTGGACTTGTTCAGTCGTCGAGACGGAGAGGTGGAAATGAACGGAAGCGAG GCGTGCCATGGACCGAAGAAGAACACCGAACGTTTTTTAACAGGACTGGAAAAAAACTCGGCAAAGGTGACTGGAGAGGAATCTCAAGGAACTTTGTGACAACCCGAACTCCGACTCAAGTCGCCAGTCATGCCCAGAAATACTTTCTTAGACAGAACAATCCTAACAAAAAGAAACGAAGATCGAGTCTATTTGATGTCGTGATAAATGACAAA GCTCCTTCAACTGAACCTTCAAATGAAGTTAAAGAAGCAACCAGTTCTAATCCTTTGCCGGAGGAGAACTGTTTG GTTGGAATTGTGCCATCCCCTGCAACTCAAACAACATCTCAAGTTTTTTTGAATGTCCTGCATCCTTACCACTTGTCATGA